In the Dictyostelium discoideum AX4 chromosome 6 chromosome, whole genome shotgun sequence genome, TACCACCAACATTCAAAGGATTTAGTACAGGTAGGGGTGTGGCTGTTGTAATCTCTGAAGAGAAGCTAAAGCTTGCACAGAAAAAGCTTTCATCCATTGCTGACGAGgatattaaagatttattacCATCTGAaggtggtgttgttgataataatgactTTTTAGCAATGAATAgcagtagtaataatagtaatggtagtaacaataacaataacaataacaataacaataacaataacaataacaataacaataacaataacaataacaataacaataacaataacaataccaccaccaccacagcatcatcatcatcatcatcatcatcatcatcatcatcatcatcatcatcatcatcatcatcatcatcatcatcatcatcatcatcatcatcatcatcatcatcatcatcatcatcatcatcatcatcatcatcatcatcaccatcactaCAAACAACTACATCATCATCGCCACCACAACTACTACAAACAACCACTTCCTCAATACCAACAACATTTAAAGGGTTTAGTACAGGCAGAGGTGTAGCTGTTGTAATCTCTGAAGAGAAACTAAAACTTGCACAGAAAAAGCTTTCATCCATTGCTGACGAGgatattaaagatttattacCATCTGAAGGTGGTGctgttgataataatgattttttaacaatgaacaatagtaatagtaacaatagcAACAGCAGCCATACCAatactactacaactacaaccacaaccactacAAATACTACAAATACTACAACCGCTTCAACTTCTAATGATAATTCAACATCGAGATCTGATGATTCGTCAGCACCCTCGTCACCTCAACCTCAACAAAATATAAGGGCACCATccccaccatcatcattttcatcatcatcgtcaacATCATCTATtgcaccaccaacaacaccaaataGATCACCAgtaccaacatcaacaaatttaaattcatcaacaGCAACAGTACCACAActaacaacaccaacaaagTCTAAATACCCTCTTCAATCACCAGTAAAGAAAACATTTGTATATAATCCAAACACAACACCAACTAAAAAATCATTCATTCCACCAACAAAATCATTGTCTCCACCTCAACAGCAACAAACGAGTACTGTACCACCACAAACTAATATTGCACCAACTACAACATCTACTTTTTCATACCCAACCACACCAAAAACAGCACCAAAAATATTAAGTAAACCACAAATTtcaacaccaaaaaaaaGTTCATTCAAACCTCcaataaaaagtaataacacaccaacaacaccaacaacaacaacgacaTCAACGACAATATCACCAGCTAGTCCAAATGGAAATTCAAAAGGAATATCACctccaaaatcaaaattaaatatctcACCTTCAAAAAGTACaacaccaattaataataataataatactaataataataataacaataatatacaaaagaaaccaattgataatagaagaaaattaaaagatttaggTAGACCATTTTTAGTATCATGCGAAGGATTGGTAAAGAATGATGTTCTAGAAATTACAAGTAGAAATGCATCAGAATATAGATTTGAGAATAATGGTGAAGTTAAGGATATTGGTAAATCCAAAACCATTGGTGTTGCAGATCTTTATATTTATCTAAcgaaaatcaatcaatccaATGCTGCATTGGTATCACAAGAATGGGTTAGTAATCATTATGGTTGGATCGTTTGGAAACTTGCATCAATGGAAAGATCATTTCCATTGGAATTTGGTGgtaaatatctaaaattacAACGTGttgtaaatcaattgaaacaaagaattgaaattgaaattaatcaaGCAAAAAGACCAATcttaaagaaaatttatGAAAGAGATCAACCTTCTGAATTACCAATGGTATTATGtatttcttcaattttaGATGATGGTTATGGTGGtggtataaataataataataatccaaataatccaaataataataataataataataattgtactgttgaaaatgatgatggtatTATATCAATGGATGATATAGATATTACAATGAATGATGATTTAGAAACAGCTTCAACTTCCACAACCATCTCATCAACTAATAAcgctaataataataataataataataataataataataataataataataataataataataataataataataataataataataataataataataataaaacaaattatattCAACATCCAATTGCAACAATTGAATTAACTGATGGATGGTATCCAATTAAAGGAGCATTAGATCCATTTTTAACACAATGTTTAAAACAaggtaaattatttgttggaCAAAAACTATATATTCAAAATGCAGGAATAGTTGGACAAGAGAATGGTATATCACCATTGGAAGATGGGTTTGAACAAgttcatttgaaattatttacaaatagtACACGTAGAGTTAGTTGGTATGAAAATTTGGGTGCTAGGAAATCAATGTTTCCAATCTccttaaaatcaattataccTGGTGGTGGTACAGTTGCATGTCTAAAAGTAGAGGTAACTCATATCtataaattatcattcaAGGAAACTATAATGGGCGAAGATGGTTCACTAAAAACTGTAATTACACGTTGTGAAAATGAAGAACAACAATATAAACAACAATATGAATCTAAAGCAGAGATTGCACGTGAGAAACTACTTGAAAGTACATCAAAACAATTGGAGAAGAAACAAAAAGAAGATATACTAATGAGTTCTttacaagaacaacaacaacagaaaTTAAAAGGTAAACTATTaccaaatcaacaaaataGAGTTAGAAAGATACCCCAATCAGCATTGGATCAGAAAATTAATCataaaacaatttcaaatcttTCAGAGATTTCAGATGGTGATTCATTATATGCTTATTTTTTACGTGTTATCGATCAAGAAGGTTTCGTTGATTGTTTATCTGATGAACAAAAAAGTTTACTCTTTAGTAATCGTGATAAACAATATCAAtcacttcaacaacaaatactaGATCaagttgatgatgaaatgaATTCTaatccaaattttaaaactagaaatgttaaaccaattttatcaattaaaataagagatttattaattaaaaatgatattgatcaattaaataataataatcctaataatattaataataataataataataataataatcctaataatgattataataatatattagatgatgattttaataataattgtaataatgaaaccattttatcaattgaatcacCATCTTATGATTTAATGGATACATTAAAAGAATCAATGAAATTAACATTACATATGGTTAATCCAAAGAAAATGTTTTATTCACCTTTTAGACCAACAGGATTATCACCTTTACAAAGCTCACACAGATTTAATGTTGTGCCTATTATCGATAATAacattggtggtggtggtagtggtaattctcaaaaaaatttaaatacaaatgGATTACATAAAAAAGGTATTCAAAGATTagatcaatttttaattaatggtaatagtATTGGATCAGAATGTGATTTGGTTGTATTCATTTTATATGTAGGAGATATTAAAGTTGAAGaaactttaattaaagataGAAAAAGAATAGATTCCTCAAGGTTTATCTACTTTACTGATAGATCTGGTTTCATTGGtagaattaatattacaaaaacaacatGGACTACAGGTAtaacaaatgaaaatggtggtggtggtagtggtagttcTCTCataaatcaaaacaatcaaatttattttccatTTAAAACTGGTTTCACATTAAGCGATAGTCAATCAAACAATGACAATTTATCATCACATAATCTATTAAACCCTTTTAtggttaataataataataataatttaccaataattcacctatcaaatttaatattcaAGGGTGTGGACAGTAATCAAATACTGCTGTTCGATGGTAGTGAATTCTTTGAACACTCTGttaaaccaaaatcaaaaaatatagtcgatttatttgatgatttaaaacaatttattaaatcatcacCTGGTCTCCttaatttgttttgttttagagtgaattcaattttaaatcaattatctACTCCTtctcaaattaataatataaaatataatagcTATAGCACCAACtctaattctaataataaaattattgaaaagaATAGTTTAGTAAATAGCACTAGTAATcaagttaataaaaataataataataataataataataatattaataataataataataataatattattaatagtaataataatgaacctGATGAAATGCCTTCATCTCAGGATTTTAACTTCGATTTCGATCCAGTTTTTTTGGAAAACTCTgggtaaaattttaaattgttttaaaaataaatagaatcatacaaatattttatatttcttagaattttattttttattattttttagaaatcaaaatacaaatattttatatttctttagaatttatattattatttttttattttttattttgttttgtactttttatttttttgtgagTTTTTGACGAATTAAGAAATTGAGAAAATCTGAATCTTCAACTGTATTTGAGCCACCATCAGAATCGCCATTTGAATCGCCATCATAGTCTTcgtcttcttcttcatcgtCTTCGTCATCGTCTTCATCTTCGTCGTCTTCATTGTCTTCGTCTTCATCTTCGTCATGGCAGTGATGTTTTAAGTTTCTGTGGTGGGGACAATTTCTAACGTGAatatcgtcatcatcatcatcatcatcattaccattttcataatcgtcgtcatcatcttcatcttcatcaccaACTTCATCATAGTCTGAAGAgagataaaaagaaatttcagACTCGTTACTTTCATTATCTTGATCAATCTCATTACTATTTTCAAGATTTTTTGAATCAGTGGCAAtatcttttgttttttgttgagatttaataaattgggTATTGTTATATGGATAAGTTTCTTCGAAATCAAatgtttgaaaattattattcaagCTAATTGGATAACCACAAATACCAATTAAAGAAACTCtggaaatatttttaaattcttttactTTTGAAAGGATTTCGAATGCTACTGAAATATCGGAACcatataaactttttttttttgagaaatTGAATATGATGTGGGTTACTGAAATTGAAACTTggtcaattaattttaatacccTCTTTGGATagaaaaatgatttaattatgaATTCTACGGTGGTCAATCTACTGTAATCTTGAATGGTATCTTTTCTAACATTACCTAAAAAGTTTTCATATGGATAAACATCATCGAGATGATTATGAGTTAGAAATTCACCAGTTCTATCGAATTCTTCAACTtctaatttcaaatatttaacCTTTGGTAATATTTCTTCATAAAATGATTGTGAGATATATTGACCAATATTAACAACACAACTTTCTATTAAATCACTATCTACTTGATCATTCTCCAAtagatttataaataaatgaaattcaacTTCAACTCCAGCACTCtctaaaagttttaattctTCACAATAAcgatttgaatttgtattaAGAGTTCTTaaaataagtttttttaattttggactATCGTCATTAGTTTTGTTAGGtgttttatcattaattgatgttggagtagtattattattattattattattattattattattattattattattattattattattattattattattattattattattattattattattattattattattattattattattattattgttattattattattattagtagtaatagtagtagttgttgttgtttttgttgtatttatatttgtagttgattgtttttgtttctgagatttattttgatgttgttgataaaaataatttaaatgatttgaaCTAATTATACCTTGAATATctaaaatttctaaatttctaaagatttttaaaagtttaccATCCCAATTCCaaccaaaattatcaatatatttataactGAAATGATTATTTTGTAAAAGAATTTGAGGACTAAAACCaagatattgtttttttgaagAATATTTTAAGTATTTACAATTTGGTTGTAATAAACTATATGGTGTAATATCTTTTAGAATTGAATGTTTATGACTGATTTCAATTGGTACTAATAGTGAACTATTCATAAACTCTTGAACGATTTTAAAGAACTTCTTATCAACCAAAGCAAGTtgtaatttaaagaattgtatggtttttttattattcaaacagattaataaaatatctttaattaaataaaatggtaattctctggttgttgttgttgaattatcaTCTTGATtagtaaatttaatatatgatctttttgaaaaattaattgaaagttGATCAAATTTAGGACTATTCTTGAAAATATAGTTATGAAATGAAGCAGTTTCTAAAGATAAATGAAAGAAAGACCAATTACCaagtaaaaaatttaactttATAGATTCACTGTCTGAAgttatatttgaaaataatttttctaaaCCAGATTCCAATACTTTATCgctttttttaaagtttgtaAATGCTGTTTCATACAAATATTGAAGGGCAAGTCTATGAGTTCTTTTTTCACCTCTATAAGATTTTGGAtgaatttttgataaaagaTATTGATCATCGAGTTGAAACActtgtaaattatttgttttaaccATTCCTAAAACTCTTGATAAGATTGATTTGTGTTTGGTCGAgaaattacttttattttcacctctttgattttttgttaaattatttgccactttaccaatttcatcataaactttaaatattggaattaattgatttacatCTAAACCTAAAATTGAAATGCATGgttcttttttaatgaatgtttttaaatattctttaattttgtaaaagTGAAAACTACAATTCTTTAATAAGGTCTCTATGATTAtcgaaaattttttatgttCAAAATCTACCAATTTACTTTGTTGTTCTCCTTTCTCAAagaatattgatttattttcatttataccatttaaatattcattataatattttgtttgaaaataatatcttGAACTATTAGTAAATAGTATTGAtaactttaataataatttatttaatatttgattattattattattttgattattttgattattattattattattatcaactttatttgtaaataaatcaataaaagaTTGTATATGTTtgaattctaaaaatatatgATGGAAAAACCAtctttcattcttttttcttGGATTTGAATTATAGAATGATAATATTCCATTCATTGATATATtgaaaagtaataataatctattactatattgtttctttaacatttctttatcttcaattttttgcattaaaattaaaattgctTTGAAAAGGAAAAAGTATTTACCATTATGATTGAAAGCTTTATAACGTGATTCTTTTTTGGTTGTTTCATATTCTTGAATtactttttcattatttttaatattttgcattaaattttcaataattgattttgcaagattcttttttttttgaacatatattaaaaaaaaaaaaaaaaagaaaattaagaattaataataaatatagatatttaattttttttttttttttttaataaatatttaaatacatacagaatcaatattttctaaatttgttTCAActaatcttttaatatttgaaaaaataaatctattaGCAGCATATGGTTTTGGTGGTATTGCCATAGTTCTAAATTGAGTATCTCTTGAactatcaattttaaaataatttctaatGATTGATAGATAAACATCTCTATATTGACTC is a window encoding:
- a CDS encoding hypothetical protein (P0701D05.6 protein): MKSNSNKREFSSDDDNSNVESDSSKKTRISPPSTPQPQTTTSLIPPPVFKGFSTGRGAAVVISEEKLRLAKKKLSSIGDEDIKDLLPSESGAVDNSNDFLTMTNSNSNNNSNSNNNDTINTTATITPTTTSSSPLLQTTTTSSSLSSSSPPPPLPQTTTSSIPPTFKGFSTGRGVAVVISEEKLKLAQKKLSSIADEDIKDLLPSEGGVVDNNDFLAMNSSSNNSNGSNNNNNNNNNNNNNNNNNNNNNNNNNNNNNNTTTTTASSSSSSSSSSSSSSSSSSSSSSSSSSSSSSSSSSSSSSSSSSSSSSPSLQTTTSSSPPQLLQTTTSSIPTTFKGFSTGRGVAVVISEEKLKLAQKKLSSIADEDIKDLLPSEGGAVDNNDFLTMNNSNSNNSNSSHTNTTTTTTTTTTNTTNTTTASTSNDNSTSRSDDSSAPSSPQPQQNIRAPSPPSSFSSSSSTSSIAPPTTPNRSPVPTSTNLNSSTATVPQLTTPTKSKYPLQSPVKKTFVYNPNTTPTKKSFIPPTKSLSPPQQQQTSTVPPQTNIAPTTTSTFSYPTTPKTAPKILSKPQISTPKKSSFKPPIKSNNTPTTPTTTTTSTTISPASPNGNSKGISPPKSKLNISPSKSTTPINNNNNTNNNNNNNIQKKPIDNRRKLKDLGRPFLVSCEGLVKNDVLEITSRNASEYRFENNGEVKDIGKSKTIGVADLYIYLTKINQSNAALVSQEWVSNHYGWIVWKLASMERSFPLEFGGKYLKLQRVVNQLKQRIEIEINQAKRPILKKIYERDQPSELPMVLCISSILDDGYGGGINNNNNPNNPNNNNNNNNCTVENDDGIISMDDIDITMNDDLETASTSTTISSTNNANNNNNNNNNNNNNNNNNNNNNNNNNNNNNNNNKTNYIQHPIATIELTDGWYPIKGALDPFLTQCLKQGKLFVGQKLYIQNAGIVGQENGISPLEDGFEQVHLKLFTNSTRRVSWYENLGARKSMFPISLKSIIPGGGTVACLKVEVTHIYKLSFKETIMGEDGSLKTVITRCENEEQQYKQQYESKAEIAREKLLESTSKQLEKKQKEDILMSSLQEQQQQKLKGKLLPNQQNRVRKIPQSALDQKINHKTISNLSEISDGDSLYAYFLRVIDQEGFVDCLSDEQKSLLFSNRDKQYQSLQQQILDQVDDEMNSNPNFKTRNVKPILSIKIRDLLIKNDIDQLNNNNPNNINNNNNNNNNPNNDYNNILDDDFNNNCNNETILSIESPSYDLMDTLKESMKLTLHMVNPKKMFYSPFRPTGLSPLQSSHRFNVVPIIDNNIGGGGSGNSQKNLNTNGLHKKGIQRLDQFLINGNSIGSECDLVVFILYVGDIKVEETLIKDRKRIDSSRFIYFTDRSGFIGRINITKTTWTTGITNENGGGGSGSSLINQNNQIYFPFKTGFTLSDSQSNNDNLSSHNLLNPFMVNNNNNNLPIIHLSNLIFKGVDSNQILLFDGSEFFEHSVKPKSKNIVDLFDDLKQFIKSSPGLLNLFCFRVNSILNQLSTPSQINNIKYNSYSTNSNSNNKIIEKNSLVNSTSNQVNKNNNNNNNNNINNNNNNNIINSNNNEPDEMPSSQDFNFDFDPVFLENSGILFFIIF